The following are from one region of the Gammaproteobacteria bacterium genome:
- a CDS encoding TIGR02594 family protein: MASNAVKQIQQVLKNKGFDPGEIDGIWGRKTIAAVQQFQQQQGLEVDGIVGPKTSAVLFSDATAAISNNPLLPWFEEAKHLMGTKEVLGDKNNPVIMDWAKDLDIHYAGDDVPWCGLFVAHCVGTTLQQEVLPGNPLGARQWEKFGSATDPRVGAIMVFWRESLASGKGHVGFYVGEDADAYQILGGNQSDEVCLMWLSKDRFRCARWPETAASLNSKVVLKDRNEGLSVNEA, translated from the coding sequence ATGGCTAGCAATGCGGTCAAGCAGATTCAGCAAGTGCTGAAAAATAAAGGGTTTGATCCGGGGGAAATCGACGGCATTTGGGGGCGCAAGACCATTGCTGCAGTGCAGCAATTTCAGCAGCAACAGGGCCTTGAGGTGGATGGCATTGTCGGTCCCAAAACTTCGGCGGTACTTTTCTCGGATGCTACCGCCGCTATCTCAAACAATCCGTTACTACCTTGGTTTGAAGAAGCCAAGCACTTGATGGGTACGAAGGAAGTGCTTGGCGATAAGAATAATCCTGTCATCATGGATTGGGCAAAGGATCTCGATATCCATTATGCCGGTGACGATGTGCCATGGTGCGGGTTGTTTGTCGCACATTGTGTCGGCACCACTTTGCAGCAGGAAGTACTGCCGGGAAATCCATTGGGGGCGCGGCAATGGGAGAAGTTCGGGAGCGCTACCGATCCGCGCGTCGGTGCCATCATGGTGTTCTGGCGCGAATCGCTGGCCAGCGGGAAAGGTCATGTTGGTTTTTATGTCGGCGAGGATGCCGATGCCTATCAGATTCTCGGCGGCAATCAGTCGGACGAAGTCTGTCTGATGTGGTTAAGCAAAGACAGATTCCGCTGCGCGCGCTGGCCGGAAACCGCTGCTTCGTTGAACAGCAAGGTCGTGCTGAAAGACAGGAATGAAGGTTTGTCGGTCAATGAAGCGTGA
- the cas9 gene encoding type II CRISPR RNA-guided endonuclease Cas9 (Cas9, originally named Csn1, is the large, multifunctional signature protein of type II CRISPR/Cas systems. It is well known even to general audiences because its RNA-guided endonuclease activity has made it a popular tool for custom editing of eukaryotic genomes.): MGYRLALDLGATSLGWSMIRLDANQQPCAVIKAGVRIFSNGRNPKDGSSLAVTRREARAMRRRRDRLLKRKARMMRTLIEYGFFPAEEIQRKVLETLNPYALRAKGLDEALTPSEFGRALFHINQRRGFKSNRKTDKKDNDSGALKTAISKLRGTLRAENYRTVGEWLHKRNEANQTVRARYRQNKTIKDDGKTKIDKYYDLYIDRAMIEHEFDQLWKKQAELNPAVFTETARADLRDVLLHQRPLKPVKPGRCTFMPDEERAPLALPSTQRFRMYQEVNNLRILREGLREEPLMLQQRDELIAALEKNSKRTFTQIKKLLGVGGAVQFNFEDPKREELKGNTTSAILSKKEHFGDAWFAFDETKQDAIVLQLIKEENEAKLVRWLQDETGIDEQCAEAIANIGLPEGYGSLCAKALARILPELRRDVVTYDKAVQAAGFEHHSRLGSNTEIPGITFKIENIDQDSGEIKEFHVHKKLPYYGEYLQRHVGFGSGKPEDSAEKRYGKIANPTVHIGLNQVRLVVNALIKRYGHPSEVIVEVARDLKQSKLQRDEENKRQTENQNRNKRLRTIIAETLQINEERVRRDDIEKMILWEELNPRNAADRRCPYSGAQISAAMLLSEGVEIEHILPFSQTLDDSLNNKTLALRQANRIKGNRTPWDARNDFAAQGWDYASILARAEQMSKAKRYRFGEDGYQHWLRDDAGFLARALNDTRHLSKVAREYMSLVCPNTRVIPGRMTAMLRAKFGLNDVLGLNGEKNRNDHRHHAVDACVIAVTDQGLLQRFAKASANARERQLNRLVETMPLPWESYREHVQRAIAAIWVSHKPDHSHEGAMHNDTAYGLRENGKVSFHKMVDGKRECIEDNLKVIEISDAKALDRHGLLPTGKPRPYKGYKGDSNYCIEIIRNEKGKWEGEVISTFNAYQLVREHGAARLRHPDLGISGKPLVMRLIRNDFVRLELEGVTRTLRVCKMREDGQIALADVAEANVDSRTRAKEISYVLKTGGSLQKAKARQISISPIGELRDPGFKG; this comes from the coding sequence ATGGGTTATCGACTAGCCCTCGACTTGGGGGCAACTTCACTAGGTTGGTCAATGATTAGACTGGATGCCAATCAACAACCTTGTGCAGTTATCAAAGCAGGGGTACGTATTTTTTCAAATGGACGTAACCCGAAAGATGGCTCTTCTTTGGCTGTAACGCGCCGCGAAGCGCGCGCCATGCGCCGTCGCCGTGACCGCTTACTGAAGCGCAAAGCACGTATGATGCGTACACTCATCGAATATGGTTTTTTTCCTGCCGAAGAAATACAGCGTAAAGTATTGGAAACCCTCAATCCTTATGCACTACGTGCCAAAGGACTGGATGAGGCGCTTACTCCATCTGAATTTGGCCGTGCATTGTTTCACATTAATCAGCGACGCGGATTTAAGAGTAATCGCAAAACCGATAAAAAAGACAATGACAGTGGTGCGTTAAAGACCGCCATCAGCAAACTGCGTGGAACACTTAGAGCAGAAAACTACCGTACAGTAGGTGAGTGGCTGCACAAGCGCAATGAAGCAAATCAAACCGTTCGTGCCCGCTATCGTCAGAATAAAACCATAAAAGATGATGGCAAGACAAAAATTGATAAATATTATGATCTCTACATTGATCGCGCGATGATTGAGCATGAGTTTGATCAATTATGGAAAAAACAAGCGGAACTGAATCCGGCTGTATTCACCGAAACCGCACGTGCCGATCTGAGAGACGTTCTGTTGCATCAGCGCCCGCTTAAACCCGTCAAACCAGGGCGCTGTACATTCATGCCCGACGAAGAGCGCGCGCCGTTAGCCTTACCCAGCACCCAACGCTTTCGCATGTATCAGGAGGTTAATAATCTGCGTATCTTGCGGGAAGGACTGAGGGAAGAACCGCTGATGTTACAGCAGCGTGATGAGCTGATTGCTGCCCTGGAAAAAAACAGTAAGCGTACCTTTACGCAGATCAAGAAATTACTTGGAGTTGGCGGCGCAGTTCAGTTCAATTTTGAAGATCCGAAACGTGAAGAACTCAAAGGCAATACCACTAGCGCTATTCTTAGTAAAAAAGAACATTTTGGCGATGCCTGGTTTGCATTTGATGAAACTAAACAAGATGCCATCGTGTTGCAATTGATCAAGGAAGAAAATGAAGCCAAGCTTGTACGCTGGCTGCAAGATGAAACAGGTATTGATGAGCAATGTGCTGAAGCTATCGCCAATATTGGTTTACCAGAAGGCTATGGTAGCTTATGCGCAAAAGCATTGGCACGCATTCTGCCGGAATTGCGGCGGGACGTAGTGACCTATGACAAAGCAGTACAAGCGGCTGGTTTTGAGCATCATAGCCGGCTTGGTTCAAACACTGAAATTCCCGGTATTACCTTCAAGATCGAAAATATTGATCAGGATTCAGGTGAAATCAAGGAATTTCATGTTCACAAGAAGTTGCCTTACTACGGCGAATATCTGCAACGTCACGTCGGTTTTGGTAGTGGAAAACCAGAAGATTCTGCGGAGAAACGGTATGGCAAAATAGCCAACCCCACCGTACATATCGGATTAAACCAAGTTCGTCTTGTGGTCAATGCACTCATCAAACGCTACGGTCACCCCAGCGAAGTGATTGTTGAAGTGGCGCGTGACCTAAAACAAAGCAAACTTCAGCGCGATGAAGAAAACAAGCGGCAAACCGAGAATCAAAATCGCAACAAGCGGCTGCGTACTATCATTGCAGAGACTTTACAAATTAATGAAGAGCGTGTCAGACGCGACGACATTGAAAAAATGATCTTGTGGGAGGAACTTAACCCAAGAAATGCCGCAGATCGGCGTTGCCCGTATTCTGGCGCGCAAATCAGTGCTGCCATGTTGTTAAGCGAAGGAGTGGAAATTGAACATATTCTGCCTTTTTCGCAGACGCTCGACGATAGCCTTAACAACAAAACACTGGCACTCCGTCAAGCCAATCGTATTAAGGGAAATCGTACGCCTTGGGATGCGCGGAACGATTTTGCCGCTCAAGGCTGGGACTATGCAAGCATTCTCGCCAGAGCTGAACAAATGTCCAAAGCCAAGCGTTATCGCTTTGGCGAAGATGGCTACCAACACTGGTTGAGAGACGATGCAGGTTTTTTGGCACGGGCACTGAACGACACTCGCCACCTGAGCAAAGTAGCACGTGAATACATGAGCTTGGTCTGCCCCAATACGCGCGTTATTCCCGGCCGCATGACCGCCATGCTGCGCGCGAAATTCGGTCTGAACGACGTTCTTGGTTTAAATGGTGAGAAGAATCGTAACGATCATCGCCACCATGCAGTCGATGCCTGCGTGATTGCCGTGACTGATCAGGGTTTGTTGCAGCGTTTTGCAAAAGCCAGCGCCAATGCGCGCGAGCGGCAGCTTAATCGTTTGGTGGAGACAATGCCATTGCCGTGGGAAAGCTACCGGGAGCACGTGCAGCGTGCCATTGCCGCTATTTGGGTTAGTCATAAACCAGATCATAGTCATGAAGGCGCTATGCATAATGATACAGCTTATGGTTTACGAGAAAATGGCAAAGTCAGTTTTCATAAAATGGTGGATGGAAAACGTGAATGCATAGAGGACAACCTTAAGGTCATTGAAATTTCCGATGCCAAAGCCCTAGATCGGCATGGTTTGCTACCAACTGGCAAGCCAAGGCCATACAAAGGCTACAAAGGTGACAGCAACTATTGCATTGAGATTATTCGCAATGAAAAAGGAAAATGGGAGGGCGAAGTTATTTCCACATTCAATGCCTATCAGCTGGTGCGTGAGCATGGTGCAGCGCGGCTTCGACATCCGGACTTAGGTATCAGCGGGAAACCATTGGTGATGCGTTTGATTCGTAATGACTTTGTTCGGCTAGAACTTGAAGGTGTAACAAGAACATTGCGTGTTTGTAAAATGAGAGAGGATGGCCAGATTGCGCTAGCAGATGTGGCTGAAGCCAATGTCGATTCGAGGACCAGAGCCAAAGAAATTTCTTATGTACTCAAGACGGGTGGTTCTCTACAGAAAGCCAAAGCCCGCCAAATCAGCATTTCTCCTATTGGCGAGCTTCGCGACCCTGGTTTTAAGGGGTAA
- the cas1 gene encoding type II CRISPR-associated endonuclease Cas1, whose translation MIGRIIEVADDRRHLFLSRGFLVVKDTEGERKELGQIPLDDIAAVIANAHGLSYTNNLLVALAERCAPFVLCAANHNAVGMMLTIDGNYQQAKRFDAQLAASQPLKKRLWAEIVKSKLQQQADALEAAGAPFIPLSALVRKVRSGDPDNLEAQGARRYWGLLFGDDFRRDQQSDGLNAMLNYGYTILRATTARAVVAAGLHPTIGLHHSNESNAMRLVDDLMEPFRPVIDLKVWQLYRHGEPQVTPESKRELVRTLYDDMQTSTGATPLIVCTQKLAVSLAQVFMGERNKLDLPLPGLPLDLAASFLED comes from the coding sequence ATGATAGGCCGCATCATCGAGGTAGCAGATGACCGGCGGCACCTGTTCCTATCACGCGGTTTCCTAGTGGTAAAAGATACCGAAGGCGAGCGCAAGGAATTGGGGCAGATACCGCTGGACGATATTGCCGCCGTTATCGCCAATGCACATGGTTTGAGCTATACCAATAACCTCTTGGTAGCGTTGGCCGAGCGCTGCGCTCCTTTTGTATTATGTGCAGCTAATCACAATGCGGTAGGCATGATGCTGACGATAGATGGCAACTATCAACAAGCAAAACGATTTGACGCGCAACTCGCTGCTAGCCAGCCGCTTAAAAAGCGTCTTTGGGCAGAAATTGTCAAGTCAAAGCTGCAACAGCAGGCTGATGCATTGGAAGCTGCGGGCGCACCATTTATTCCTCTATCTGCTTTAGTCCGTAAAGTGCGTTCGGGTGATCCAGACAATTTGGAAGCGCAAGGGGCACGGCGTTATTGGGGACTTTTGTTTGGAGATGATTTCCGCCGCGATCAACAAAGTGATGGCCTCAACGCCATGCTCAACTACGGTTATACCATTTTGCGCGCAACTACCGCGCGCGCAGTGGTTGCAGCGGGATTGCATCCAACCATTGGATTACATCACAGCAACGAAAGCAATGCCATGCGATTGGTGGATGATTTAATGGAGCCTTTTCGCCCTGTGATAGATCTGAAAGTCTGGCAATTATATCGACATGGGGAACCCCAGGTAACACCAGAAAGCAAACGTGAATTGGTAAGAACGCTATACGATGATATGCAAACCAGCACAGGCGCAACTCCTTTAATAGTTTGTACGCAGAAACTTGCCGTCTCACTGGCGCAAGTTTTTATGGGAGAGAGAAATAAGCTTGACTTGCCTTTGCCAGGATTGCCACTCGACTTAGCCGCATCATTTCTGGAGGATTAA
- the cas2 gene encoding CRISPR-associated endonuclease Cas2, whose protein sequence is MLSGYRLMWVIVMFDLPVVEKAERKAATDFRNTLLDMGFEMSQFSVYMRFCSSQSQIDTYCTQVERNLPVGGKVNILQFTDKQYERIITFSGKAKQPSKKPPQQYELF, encoded by the coding sequence ATGCTTTCGGGATATCGGTTAATGTGGGTTATAGTCATGTTCGATTTACCTGTCGTTGAAAAAGCTGAGCGCAAAGCAGCAACGGATTTTCGTAATACTCTATTAGATATGGGATTTGAGATGTCGCAATTTTCTGTTTATATGCGTTTCTGTAGCAGCCAGAGTCAGATCGACACGTATTGCACGCAGGTAGAGAGAAACTTGCCTGTAGGGGGTAAAGTGAATATCCTGCAATTTACCGACAAGCAATACGAACGCATTATTACTTTTAGCGGAAAAGCTAAACAACCGAGTAAAAAACCACCCCAGCAGTATGAGCTTTTCTGA
- a CDS encoding Hpt domain-containing protein: MNAQPKLNIASIIGIKDGIYQVFALIDQTLDVYSQHPGKINLLSDCRNYIHQLDGLLEMLGLTSITIVTEKMEQLVEALLSKKIEPSAAVFDALKQSTKALLYYLNELIDGAGENPLRLFPAYRGLMQVYGFENAPESDLFFPRLMATPALKAEAPPLDDAAAKILAKQLGAEYQAGLLKWLRDPSNQDGLRQMAVVADKIEEFPGSTEARAFWWVAAGFLEDLLRLQGGQIDLPVRRLCGKIEQTIRHLAAGTPGNTSVLMRELLYHIAHSESDSQRINAIKNSYVWPSQAKDQDTPTFEQSEALRPILERLRETLMQANDIWREFCAGQQESLVSLLEYVDWLGHQARQTGYAPLGKLVDAIGDTVSYLHDHPQDASEELAMEMAAALLLVESIIDDFNKLPADLSQQIDVVVSRLHGITQGNVSDLPAAPTFKTLEGKTQEKELQAQVAQEILTSLAQIESILDKFFFEPAQREQLPLLSDLFKQISGTLVMLDLERAHTLLHLCQGLIEKLLKPGYDIAEAEQILLVDGLSSFGFYIEALRSGQPDSELIVEEAIQRFQASPAQPSAPVPVPETAASKPAVMTEKEPATAETVHAGIDPELLDIFLEEADIVFASIAEDLQKCRIDTADREPLASLRRGFHTLKGSGRMVGLEEMSEVAWNVEQVLNLWLSEKRLISGQLLELIGSAHQAYGEWCRNLREQGSADVDAAALLSAAKELLTRKKAGKKTAAKPKAEAITPATEAVQAAAAIESPPSLTPAPAETAQALQPLQTLPAAAEPSDRINPELLQAFLEEADSIIPQIGGKLRGWRMLPQDEDIHHALLRLLHTLKGSARMAGALQLGELIHAMESHVEAVFRDRLIDDAALDQLESEFDAISGKIEQLQHSESAAAQEHQAAVAISEAVQPPAETTGLLQSKTLLRINSELIDRLVNDAGEASILRSKIETQLSNFKQSLQDLTESTHRLHDQLREVEIQAETQMQSHLAQQHDNEHSFDPLEFDRFSRFQELTRLMAESVDDIVTVQKNLRATQTAAEEAVAQQAVINRQLQQSLLQIRTIPFSNYAERYYRIARQVAEDLGKKVNFEIHGAEVDIDRSVLEKISPPLEHLLRNAIAHGIEEPAQRRQAGKAENGQVVIQLRQEGNEVSIMLSDDGCGLNLPRIREEAQRLGLVQKNEALDDNKIMSLIFAQGLSTTDSVTGIAGRGIGLDIVKNEISMLGGRISVQSVAGQGTTFAISLPLTLSVAQTLMVRAGKQTYAIPAFIVEHQREFDQDTLQKIYQDHRVVLNGITYPFAHLSHLLGETGHVAETVQHRQVLFLHSGTQHLAVHTDELLGSSEVVAKNIGAQLAQAPGVEGATITGDGEVILILNPVKLLQRSDVQTVLSTPASGLAAAPQKKTAAPPTVMVVDDSLTVRKVTCRLLEREGCDVLIAKNGAEAVEILQETTPDVMLIDLEMPKMNGFELIRKIRADSETAPMPIIIISSRTAEKHRKIAKDLGVNVFLGKPYKEEELLDHLSEFIRK; encoded by the coding sequence AAGAAAATTGAACCCAGTGCGGCGGTTTTCGATGCGCTGAAACAATCCACTAAGGCGCTGTTGTACTATCTGAACGAATTGATCGACGGCGCCGGAGAAAATCCGTTGCGCCTGTTTCCGGCGTATCGCGGCTTGATGCAGGTGTACGGTTTTGAAAATGCACCGGAAAGCGATTTGTTTTTTCCCCGTTTGATGGCCACGCCGGCATTAAAGGCCGAAGCTCCGCCGCTGGATGACGCTGCCGCCAAAATCCTGGCAAAGCAACTGGGCGCCGAGTATCAGGCCGGTTTGCTGAAGTGGCTGCGCGATCCGTCGAATCAAGATGGTCTGCGGCAAATGGCCGTGGTTGCGGACAAGATCGAGGAATTTCCCGGAAGCACCGAAGCGCGCGCATTCTGGTGGGTGGCGGCCGGTTTTCTGGAAGATTTGCTGCGCCTGCAAGGCGGTCAGATCGACCTGCCGGTGCGCCGTCTGTGCGGAAAGATCGAACAAACGATCCGCCATCTGGCGGCGGGAACACCCGGCAATACGTCCGTGTTAATGCGGGAATTGCTGTATCACATTGCGCACAGCGAATCGGATAGCCAACGCATCAACGCCATCAAGAACAGTTATGTCTGGCCGAGTCAGGCAAAAGACCAGGATACGCCGACCTTTGAACAGTCGGAAGCCTTGCGTCCTATCTTGGAAAGGCTGCGCGAAACGCTGATGCAAGCCAATGATATCTGGCGCGAATTCTGCGCCGGGCAACAGGAAAGTTTGGTTTCTCTACTGGAATACGTCGACTGGCTCGGTCATCAAGCACGGCAGACCGGATATGCGCCCCTAGGGAAGCTGGTCGACGCTATCGGCGACACGGTCAGTTATTTGCACGATCATCCCCAGGATGCCAGCGAAGAGCTGGCGATGGAAATGGCTGCCGCGCTGTTGCTGGTGGAAAGTATCATCGACGACTTTAACAAGCTGCCTGCCGATCTATCGCAGCAGATCGATGTGGTCGTATCCCGTCTGCACGGCATCACACAGGGCAACGTCAGCGACCTGCCGGCTGCGCCGACCTTTAAAACGCTGGAAGGTAAGACACAGGAAAAAGAATTGCAAGCGCAAGTGGCGCAGGAAATTCTGACCAGTCTGGCGCAAATCGAAAGCATTCTGGATAAATTCTTCTTCGAACCGGCGCAGCGCGAGCAATTGCCATTGCTGTCCGATTTATTCAAGCAAATCTCCGGTACGCTGGTCATGCTTGATCTGGAGCGCGCGCATACGTTGCTGCATCTGTGCCAAGGTCTGATCGAGAAACTGTTGAAACCGGGTTACGACATTGCCGAGGCGGAACAAATCCTGCTCGTCGATGGATTGAGCAGTTTCGGTTTTTACATCGAAGCGCTGCGCAGCGGGCAACCCGACAGTGAGCTGATTGTCGAGGAAGCCATCCAACGGTTCCAAGCCTCACCGGCGCAACCGAGCGCACCTGTGCCGGTGCCGGAAACGGCCGCTTCCAAGCCTGCCGTCATGACGGAGAAAGAGCCTGCAACTGCTGAAACCGTACATGCCGGTATCGATCCGGAACTCCTCGATATTTTCCTGGAAGAAGCGGACATCGTGTTCGCCAGCATCGCCGAAGATTTGCAGAAATGCCGCATCGACACTGCCGATCGCGAGCCGCTTGCCAGCCTGCGGCGCGGATTTCACACGCTGAAAGGCAGCGGCCGCATGGTTGGGCTGGAAGAAATGAGTGAAGTCGCTTGGAACGTGGAGCAAGTGCTGAATCTTTGGCTGAGTGAAAAGCGGTTGATCTCCGGTCAGTTGCTGGAGTTGATCGGCAGCGCTCATCAGGCGTATGGCGAGTGGTGCCGGAATCTGCGCGAACAGGGCAGCGCCGATGTCGATGCGGCAGCATTGCTGTCGGCGGCGAAGGAATTGTTAACCCGCAAGAAAGCCGGCAAAAAAACAGCCGCCAAGCCGAAAGCCGAAGCGATCACGCCGGCAACCGAGGCAGTTCAGGCTGCTGCAGCCATAGAATCGCCGCCATCGCTGACACCGGCACCAGCCGAAACCGCGCAGGCGCTGCAGCCGTTGCAAACTTTGCCGGCAGCGGCGGAACCATCCGATCGGATCAATCCGGAATTGTTGCAAGCGTTTCTGGAAGAGGCCGACAGCATCATCCCGCAAATCGGCGGGAAATTGCGCGGCTGGCGCATGTTGCCGCAAGACGAGGATATTCATCATGCACTACTGCGGCTGCTGCATACGCTGAAAGGCAGCGCGCGCATGGCGGGCGCTTTGCAGTTAGGCGAACTGATCCATGCGATGGAAAGCCATGTGGAAGCGGTTTTTCGCGATCGCCTGATTGACGATGCCGCGCTGGATCAGCTCGAAAGCGAATTTGACGCCATCAGCGGCAAGATTGAACAATTGCAGCACAGCGAAAGCGCTGCGGCTCAAGAACATCAAGCTGCTGTGGCGATCTCAGAAGCGGTACAGCCGCCTGCCGAAACAACCGGATTGCTGCAATCCAAAACGCTGCTGCGCATCAATTCCGAACTGATCGACCGCCTCGTCAATGACGCCGGTGAAGCCAGCATTTTGCGGTCAAAAATTGAAACACAACTGAGCAATTTCAAACAATCGTTGCAGGACTTGACGGAGAGCACGCATCGTTTGCACGATCAGTTGCGCGAAGTGGAAATCCAGGCGGAAACGCAAATGCAGTCGCATCTTGCGCAGCAGCATGACAATGAACACAGCTTTGACCCGCTCGAGTTTGACCGCTTTTCCCGCTTCCAGGAATTGACCCGGTTGATGGCCGAAAGCGTGGATGACATCGTCACGGTGCAAAAAAACCTGCGGGCAACGCAGACCGCCGCTGAAGAAGCGGTGGCGCAACAAGCGGTGATCAACCGTCAGCTGCAGCAATCGTTGCTGCAAATCCGTACGATTCCATTCAGTAATTATGCCGAGCGGTATTATCGTATCGCCCGGCAAGTGGCGGAGGATTTGGGTAAAAAAGTCAATTTCGAGATTCACGGCGCTGAAGTCGATATTGATCGCAGCGTGCTGGAAAAAATCAGTCCGCCGCTGGAACACCTGCTGCGCAACGCCATCGCGCACGGTATCGAAGAACCGGCGCAAAGACGGCAAGCGGGCAAAGCCGAGAACGGTCAAGTCGTTATCCAGTTGCGTCAAGAAGGTAACGAAGTCAGCATTATGCTCAGCGACGATGGTTGCGGTTTAAATCTGCCACGCATCCGCGAGGAAGCGCAGCGCCTAGGTTTGGTTCAGAAAAATGAAGCGCTCGACGACAACAAGATCATGTCGCTGATTTTCGCGCAAGGCTTGTCAACGACCGATTCGGTCACCGGAATTGCCGGCCGTGGCATTGGCCTGGATATCGTCAAGAATGAGATTTCAATGCTCGGCGGGCGCATCAGCGTGCAATCCGTTGCCGGTCAAGGAACAACCTTCGCGATCAGCTTGCCGCTCACGTTATCCGTGGCGCAAACATTGATGGTGCGCGCAGGGAAACAAACGTATGCGATCCCTGCTTTCATCGTCGAGCATCAGCGCGAATTCGATCAGGATACGTTGCAGAAAATCTACCAGGATCATCGTGTCGTGTTGAATGGCATCACCTATCCGTTTGCTCATCTATCGCACCTGCTGGGTGAAACCGGTCATGTTGCGGAGACTGTTCAGCATCGCCAGGTATTGTTTTTGCACAGTGGCACGCAGCATCTGGCTGTGCATACCGATGAATTGCTCGGCAGCAGTGAAGTGGTCGCCAAAAATATCGGTGCGCAACTGGCGCAAGCACCGGGCGTGGAAGGCGCCACCATCACCGGCGACGGTGAAGTGATTCTGATCCTGAATCCGGTAAAACTGCTGCAGCGCAGCGACGTGCAAACGGTGCTTAGCACACCTGCCAGCGGATTGGCTGCGGCACCGCAGAAGAAAACAGCCGCGCCGCCCACCGTCATGGTGGTGGATGATTCATTGACGGTGCGCAAAGTCACCTGCCGCCTGTTGGAACGCGAGGGTTGCGACGTGCTGATCGCGAAGAACGGCGCGGAAGCAGTCGAGATTCTGCAGGAAACCACGCCGGATGTCATGCTGATCGATCTGGAAATGCCGAAAATGAACGGCTTTGAATTGATCAGGAAAATACGCGCCGACTCCGAGACGGCGCCTATGCCGATCATCATCATCTCCTCCCGGACGGCGGAGAAACACCGCAAAATCGCCAAGGATCTGGGCGTCAATGTCTTTCTCGGCAAGCCCTACAAAGAGGAAGAACTGCTCGATCATTTGTCTGAATTTATCAGGAAATAG